The Candidatus Neomarinimicrobiota bacterium DNA window TTTTTCCTGTTGGAAGGCTGATAACACCTTCTGGATTTTCTGACACCCACTCCAAAAAACGCAGTGCTGTCAATAGACCGAGACTGGGAAAATTGTTTACTGTGATAAACGGTATCCGGGCATATTCATTGGGATAGGATGAGGATTTAAAAAAGAATTTTTCGACAGAGGAGGTGAACACTCAATCTTTCCCGAATATACAGAGGGATAAAATTACCCCTCAACCAACCAGTTTGCAGACTTTAATTTTTCGGTTTCAATACGATCCTTTGAGCTGTAACCGACACTATTTTCTCCTTTGAGTAAAAAAGTGGGAAGAAACCATCAGTCGACCATTCCTGGAAAAGATTATTATAGAACGGGCTTTCAGGATCACCTGATTGACCGGGGTTATTCATTGCAAGTGTCCTGTCCCAATTTTCTGTATCCACAAGAATTCTAAATGAGGCACCAGAAGATTGGTTATTCCGGCCACCCGTATTATTTATGGTATAGCTGTCACCCCCTCTGACCGCGGGTCCTACATTAATAGCTTCCCTCGTTTCACTGTTTACGGCATTACTGAGTGGATGTTTCAGGGTAATATGTTTGTAATCCATCTGACCGTATGTCCACTTGGATGGGTTACGGGTGAACTTTTCTGAAAGGTTTGATACCGCTTTTTCCAACGATGAAAGCAAAAGCTCATCTCTATCGGCAATAGGGTTTTCACCAAAGCGGCCATCCGGTGATTGAATCCAATCGAGAGTCTTTTTCATAGATAGGAAAGAGAAATTTTCTTTTGCTTCATCAGGTACCACTACATCACGGACGGCATTTCTCAATTGTCTCTGCCATGCAATATATATTCCCGATTCTATAGACTGAGGTTCCAGACGGAAATTCCATTCTAGAAGCATCTTTCTCGCTTTTTCGGTAAGCCAGTTTGCTGAAGTAACTCTCTTTAAAAGAGGAACCAGTTCACTAGCCGGAACCGAAAAGTAATCTGTTTGGAGGGCGGCCATATCTGAAAGAGTCACACGGGCATCGTTATCCAATATTTCGTTAATCCGGTTACTTCTGAAAGGATCAGACCACTCCCATGCAATAGCCTCTTTCCGATATGGATAATCCTGATCAGTAAGGTTGCTGTTAGCCGTACCAAAAAATCCCTTTTCAGGGTTGTGGACATGAGGTTTTTTTATAATTTCAAGATATCCGTCCCATTCATAAGATCCATCACCGGGGACAGGAACAAGACCGCTCCAGTTTTGTCGAATAGGTGCGATTCCCACAGCTTGCCACCCTATATTTCCTTCCCGATCCGCCCAGATCATATTTTCACCGGGGATATTGCTGTAGTTACAGGCGTCACGGAACTCATCCCAACTCTGCGCCTGGTTCATCCGTAGTGAAGCAAGATAGGGAGATCCGCCAACATCCATCCAGGCTGAACGAACAGCATACGCTTTATTGTTCTTTTTATCTTCATACACTACGGGTCCGTGACGAGTGTATTTCAATTCAATGGAAACATCCTTCGACCCTTTTACCTTGATCTTCTCTTTGATGGAGGTCATTTCTTCCCAATTATCTTTATATTGGTATTCATTGGGATTGCTGGGATTGGTATCATAGACATACAGGTCTTCACCGTCCGTTCTGAAAACAGTGAGTCCCCAAGCACCATATCCATTATGACCGATAGAAATGCCGGGGATTTCAGGCTCTCCCCCGCCAATTACATTCCACCCGGGTGCATTGAGATGTACTATATATCTTAAAGAGGGGACGGCTTGAACTCGGTGCGGATCGTTAGCCATCATAGGATAACCGCTTGACGACCGTTTGCCGCTGATTATCCAGTTGTTACTTCCGATGGATTCAATATTTTCCTCAGGAATGAATGCGAACTCCGCTGTTTCCGGTATTGTTGAAGTTTTTTCATTATTACGAAATCTTTCGACCACATGTTCAGGCTTAAAGTCAACAGTGCGGCGGAACGCGTTGTAAAGACCCAGAATGTCTTGAGAGAGTAAATCCCCGTTAATTTTAGAATCAAGAGCGATAACCGGTTCACCCCAGGGATGAAACCAGTTTAACTCCTTCACCAGTTCGGGTCCAAATTTAGCAACCTGCCTACCGTATCTGAGTTCACTGACTATATTCCCCAGAAGTCCCTGATGGCGAGAAATAACCACTTCAGACGTCCATTTTTGAGGGCGGATTCCAAGTATGTCGAACTCAATGGGTAACAGATCGCGGTTGATCTGTGTTTGCCTGATATATTCGTTCACACCATCTACATAAGCCGTGATTATTGTGTTACCCCGAGGATGGTAATGAAGCATTTCATCCATGATGTCATGCCTGAATTGGAAGAGTCTTGTGCCGTGGTCTCTTTCAATATCTTGTTTTCCGGTTACTTCGGAAACGGTTCCCGTTGCCTGTAATCGCCATACCTCAAATTGAAAAAGCCGGTCCCTTGCTGCATTAAATCCCTGAGCCAAAAACAGGTCTCTTTCATTCTTTGCATAGATGTGACTGACACCCCAGCGATCCACAAGGATCTCTACATTTTCCTGTAACCCTTTAACTTTGAATTCCAGATCAGATGGTGGTGACTGTGCAACAGCACTGAATGAGACTAAAGCTGAAAGCGAAAGACAATGAATAGACTTCTGTATCATAGTTTTACCAGGCAATGCCATAGTCTTCGCCATGATGACTGGAGCCTCCCCAAAATGAGCCGTGCTCCCAGTCAAAATAGATTGCGTTGATGGGGCCTGAGGTGATGGCCCTTTTTTGTACCTTGTATCCCATCTCTTTAAGCTCCTTCATGACCCATGGCGGGGTCTGTTCTTGAACTATGAGCCTGCCTGTTTCTTTATTATGATCCCCGAATGAGCTATACATCTGATAACTGTTAATATTGGCGGCTTCGGATGCCTCCTGAATATTCATGTCAAATTCAACTATATTGAGGAAAAACTGGAGAAGATTCTGATCTTGCGTATCACCACCCTGTACAGCAAAGGAGAGATAGGGTTTTCCGTTTTTCAAGGCCATGGCTGGTGTCAAGGTTGCCCTGGGCCGTTTACCCGGAGCAATAACATTATATGGGTTTTCTTCTTCACTAAGAACAAAACTTTGGCCTCTTTGACTTAGCCCAATACCGGTTTTCCCGGCGATGACGGTAGGAATCCAGCCGCCGCTGGGGGTGATAGAAACTACCCACCCATCAGTGTCGGTAGTCTGAATGGAAGTGGTACCAGTAAAAAATTCTTTTTCCAAATCGTCAAATCCATAAAGAGCATCGGAAGTTTCTTCTTCTTCCTCTTCCTCCTCACCCCAAGTATCTAAAAGATCTAAATAAGGATTTTTCCCAGCCATGAATTTGTAGGGATCCCCGGGTTTTACATCAGGATCATTCTTTACAAGGTTCATTTGTTTTACCCGTGCCGCAGCGTATTCTTTAGAAAGGAGTCCCTTTACCGGTTCCTCAGGTGGGAAATAGGGATCACCGTAATAGAAATCCCTATCAGCAAAAGCGTGGTTCATAGCCTGGTATAAGGTATGTATGTACCGAGATGAGTTATATCCCATTGCCTTAAGATCAAACAATTCAATCATATTTAAAGCTTGAAGCATTACGGGACCCTGCACCCAGGTTGTCAACTTATAAACATCAATCCCCTTATAGTTTGTTGTAACCGGTTCCTCAAGATAAACCT harbors:
- a CDS encoding penicillin acylase family protein gives rise to the protein MIQKSIHCLSLSALVSFSAVAQSPPSDLEFKVKGLQENVEILVDRWGVSHIYAKNERDLFLAQGFNAARDRLFQFEVWRLQATGTVSEVTGKQDIERDHGTRLFQFRHDIMDEMLHYHPRGNTIITAYVDGVNEYIRQTQINRDLLPIEFDILGIRPQKWTSEVVISRHQGLLGNIVSELRYGRQVAKFGPELVKELNWFHPWGEPVIALDSKINGDLLSQDILGLYNAFRRTVDFKPEHVVERFRNNEKTSTIPETAEFAFIPEENIESIGSNNWIISGKRSSSGYPMMANDPHRVQAVPSLRYIVHLNAPGWNVIGGGEPEIPGISIGHNGYGAWGLTVFRTDGEDLYVYDTNPSNPNEYQYKDNWEEMTSIKEKIKVKGSKDVSIELKYTRHGPVVYEDKKNNKAYAVRSAWMDVGGSPYLASLRMNQAQSWDEFRDACNYSNIPGENMIWADREGNIGWQAVGIAPIRQNWSGLVPVPGDGSYEWDGYLEIIKKPHVHNPEKGFFGTANSNLTDQDYPYRKEAIAWEWSDPFRSNRINEILDNDARVTLSDMAALQTDYFSVPASELVPLLKRVTSANWLTEKARKMLLEWNFRLEPQSIESGIYIAWQRQLRNAVRDVVVPDEAKENFSFLSMKKTLDWIQSPDGRFGENPIADRDELLLSSLEKAVSNLSEKFTRNPSKWTYGQMDYKHITLKHPLSNAVNSETREAINVGPAVRGGDSYTINNTGGRNNQSSGASFRILVDTENWDRTLAMNNPGQSGDPESPFYNNLFQEWSTDGFFPLFYSKEKIVSVTAQRIVLKPKN
- a CDS encoding gamma-glutamyltransferase family protein, whose translation is MTRLNFKLVILLLLFSGTHAQRTVKPVLHGRHWMAITGKPLGATAGATIFSQGGNAIDAACAMLAATATMYDVLSWGGETQALIYNPKTKKVIGVNALGVAPTGATPEFYKQKDLKYPPQFGPLSAVTPGTPGGLMVMLAEYGSMSLAQVLKPCMEMAEGYPIEAQAANSIERHKKRIKEWPYSKNVFLVHHGEKREAPSAGEVFKQLDLLATLQKLVDAEAKALKKGKSRKNAIYDAYDRFYKGDIAKEFVRSTQEQGGLITMNDLANWQVYLEEPVTTNYKGIDVYKLTTWVQGPVMLQALNMIELFDLKAMGYNSSRYIHTLYQAMNHAFADRDFYYGDPYFPPEEPVKGLLSKEYAAARVKQMNLVKNDPDVKPGDPYKFMAGKNPYLDLLDTWGEEEEEEEETSDALYGFDDLEKEFFTGTTSIQTTDTDGWVVSITPSGGWIPTVIAGKTGIGLSQRGQSFVLSEEENPYNVIAPGKRPRATLTPAMALKNGKPYLSFAVQGGDTQDQNLLQFFLNIVEFDMNIQEASEAANINSYQMYSSFGDHNKETGRLIVQEQTPPWVMKELKEMGYKVQKRAITSGPINAIYFDWEHGSFWGGSSHHGEDYGIAW